The Glycine max cultivar Williams 82 chromosome 17, Glycine_max_v4.0, whole genome shotgun sequence genome contains the following window.
GAATCTCTCTAGCTAGCTccacatgtttttattttccctttggTTAATAATATTCGTAGAAATTAACTAAACGCGTTCCAACATATATAATCTGTGTATAGGTGGTCCATAATTGCTGCTCAGTTACCTGGAAGGACAGATAACGACATCAAGAACTATTGGAACACTAGATTGAAGAAGAAACTGCTCGGGAGGCGCAAACAATCTAACTTCAGCTCAAAAGACACAAACAATGGAATAGAGGAGAATTCTTATTCAAATGCCCTTAGTACTTCAGCTCTTGAAAGACTCCAACTGCACATGCAACTTCAAAGCCTCCAAAACCCTTTCTCTTTCTACAATAACCCTGCGCTGTGGCCtaagttgcatcctatccaagAAAAGATGATCCATAGCCTACAATCTTTGAATGATGGCTCTAACCCTGTGATGCAAAATGCTTTGCCTAATTCCCCACATGATGAACAAGGACAAAAGGGTGAGTTTTACAAGCCTCAACATGATGGTGCAAAGATCAATAACCCTGATCAGGTTCATCTTTTGGAGAATATTCCTTTGAGTAACAGTGGAGTTCCCTTTGTTGCTTCTGGGAGTAGTACTAATCCAATGCACTCAAGTCTTGCACCAAGATCTGAGGCTATTCATGTGCAGACTAACAATAATGTGGGATTTCAGCAACTTGGTGCACTGCAAAATGAACTAGATGAGATTCTCAACAACAGAACAATGGGTTATGTGCCACAGGAAGATCATGATATGGCTTCAGGGTTTGATTGTTTCAGAGAGATGAATGACTCAAAGGATAGCTTGATTTGGTGGTCCAATGATTCTGATACCAAATCAGCATCCTCAAATTCCTGGGAATCATCTGCTACTCCGGCTCTTCTAACACAAGGGATGTTCCAAGATTATGAACTGGGTTACAGCCTGTAGTGATCACAAGGATTTAACTTTCAATCTGGTTATGCTAATTTGTTGTATTAGTCATAAGATGTGGAAAGAGGAAGAATGAGTAGTAACAGTTCCTGTAAACAACATCATGGATATATAATAATGTAAACCAATGCCTAAGTAATTAATGTAGAAACCACTATATAGTTTGTTCTAAACAACCACAAGGCACTCAATATATATCTTCCTTAAGCTTTAAATAAATGTTCTATTATTTTGATGCTAACTGAGATTCTAATACATATACATAGTTCAAGAGATCGAACctcaaatatacaaataaagtACTGGGATTTGGGAAACTTATCCATGATGTGGCCCCCAAAAAATGCTTTTGATCCAAGCTATATATAATATTCCAGTGATTCTGCGATATTTACtcataaatatatgtatgtataacaAGAATTCCATCTTACTTCTTGCTGTGTTATGCTGGTAATCTTTATAAGTATCAAAGGTTAGGGTTGGTAGGAAGAATAATAAAAGCTGGATTTTCTGAGCTGTATGGGTGGGTAGTAATAACAAAAAGAAGCAATATTCAGTTCATGATAAGATTGTGGACCTAAAGTTGATAATCTTCTTCTATTTGTTTTGTATGATTAGATAAACATTTCCTAATGTGCATTCTCACAGAAATATCAAAGATATCATTAGCTCTTTCACCAAAAATGTCAAGTTAGGATGTTAAATAAAGATTCCTACAAAGTTCCTAGCTAGTTACAGTACAATTTAGTaacgaaaaaaatatttcattgagCTAAAAGCGGTTgttcataaatatatatgtatgtatatgccaTACATATGTAGTTATAAACAACTTTTAACTTTCCTCGTTGGTCGATCGTTTCCATCCTGCTCCGTTTTGTTTTCGTAACAATAGAAGTATTGAAACTTCTTTATGCactttttgagatttttcttcttctttttctatgCATGCATGATGCTCTTTTCTCGGTCAATGAACAGAACGTGAATGTAAATTGCATGTTTACTGGGTACTGTATCTTCTTCGACCAAGAATATATATGTTGTTCGTTTtgcttataacttttttttaaatatgttcaaggtttttaataatttttttgttgttttgaattcataatatattaaattttttacaaaatttcttTCGTTGATTAAATAATGACTTgacatcattataatcattaataatattaaaataatcaatttacaAGACGACACATTATtacttattcaaaataaaaatttcaatatatcatatacttaaaataacaaaaaaattattaatgattaagaGTAaactttattcatttattaGAGACTTTTAATTGTACCTTTGTGACAAGAATCTGGTTTTGGATACGTGCTTTTATGAAACCCATGgtcatttttgttattttcctctAACTCTAGCTTTGGGGAATAAATTTGCAGCTCTTTTTGCTCGTGTGAAAGGAAACAAATtacattatattaaattaaaaaaaaacatattttacttttttgggtacataaataatttcattaacaaGCTTCTTACAAagtcatttataaaataatcctaatttatagtataattgtattcgtattttttatttggtaaaataaaatttcattttgtggAGAAAGTAATAttacatttataattaaaattacatttatagtTTTACAAATGCACATTCGGTGCAAATAATTGCGAACACTATTATTTTTACATCACTATTTcactaaattaatttgtaagacCCATATAAAATATTGCATGATAGAGTAATTAGATAAATTAGAGTGATGGGACCTTTTTTTAACTCAAGGTAATgtcaatttattttgattaaataatttcaactaggtcatttgtttttaaaaagatatggttgtaggtttttctttttctttttttttttagaaaatgtatcaaaagctaattttaacaaatttaaatttctatcaATATGATTGATTTTCCAattgaacatatttttttattaaccaaTATATGGGGGAAAAAACAGTGAAAAGTAAAAGGACAAAATTTGGATGCAATTTCTTACGTATCAATGAATATATAAGCTATGAGAAACAagccttttcttatttttactgTTCTATCTGGCTCTAGAAACCCGCAATCTCTTGGAAGTTGGGGCATTTTATTTGCTTTGAGGATTGCTTGGTCTATAGGTTTTAATTAGGAGGATTTATTTAGAATCAGAATCCAAGTGTGCCATTTCCTTCATCCAATCTGGTTGCCCTATAATTAACACATTCAATTTTCCCTTTGGTTCGTGACATATAAAAAAAGCGCGGCTGGGGGAATCTTTCTCAGCAGTAGGATGttcaactgttttttttttttttgttattacatATAGGCATTTATTTTTTGCACTCGCAGAATTAAATCATGCATCTCTATATTATATTTTGGAAtacacattttgaaatcaacttttaaaatataatgagaAGTGCAACCGTTCAGGATTCAAATGCCTTACATATGAGCACAACAGGCCCAAGACAAGAGGATCAGGGGCGCTAATTAACTTTAAGCCCACAAAACCAAATAACGGGATAGAGATGGCCCATAACAAGACtagttcttttaaatatttcacttaaaagccTTAAATTTACCGTTTgttcttatataattttgattcttaattttttttattgtacatTTAATCTcttatatttgtaaaatttagTAGTGTGCcatcaattttttaacaaaaattacttATGTAACCCATTAGTGATGACATGACACTAACATGCTAACATGACAAATAATGTGAGTTCAACCCAATGTTAATGTGATATTAATAATGTGTTGtacatagataaaaaaaatactagcatGCAACATTAGCACACTGTTGAGCACCCCATATGGAgccaaattatttttactctccAATGAAACACGCCACATAATCAAACTTCAAAGTTAAGGAATTAAGAATCTTCCCCTCACACtaacatcttttattttatctccATATTTCTACCACATTTACTCATGGGcaatagtttaaaattgattcatatTTCTTCATCTTCAAAGCTTTAAAATCAACCTTAGTGATACTGAAGTCTTGTCTTTACTTTGTCAATTTATGCCTTGGAGGGATGTCTCCAAAATCTCCCAAGCTTCTTAATTTTGAAGTAATTCCATAGGCAATTTTTTAGAACATGGAATCATCCAACATTGATGAATAAGAGTAAGGACAGTTGATCCTCCCTTTTTCTTTAGAAAGGCATCCTTCTTGTTTTTTAGACAAATTTTCCATTGATATGTCAAATTCTTAGATGACGTTTGATTTGatccttttctattttcattatgaattttattatgaaaattaattaaactaaacatatttgcaatgtatttattttcagaaaatagaaaataaaatttttaaaaaaatctaaatcttgaaaatttgaaaatctgaaaactatttttaaaaaatgaaaataaaaaatattttatcaaccaagtgccccttaatgtttctctgaatttctggatcaaactaaTTAAGCTCTAGATACTACTTTATTAGAGGAGAAAGAAGGGATTTCTAAAAGAGAACTCAaacttgcttcttttttttaacaaaagattTATAACATTAGTCAAGAGTATAAGAGATACCCATTTCAGTTACAAGGAATATCCGTGACCAAGCAATTAGCAACAATTCTCCCCCACAAATTGGTTACTAATATTAATTGGAACATTGGCCTTTAATATTCAATAACTAACATCTAGATAATGTCAGAGAATTTACATCAAGAATCTTCATTATAGCTCATCTGTGATCCACCAAGTCCAATTGAGAAGTCAACTAACACCTGCTACAAATGCATGCCCCGGGATTGATGATAAGTATTGAAACCAGTCAGTACGACCTGATAGCGGCAAGACCATGCCAGGAAGCAATTATTTTTCAAAGCTGCCTCACCCTCGAACATTCTACTGttaaaaatacatttgtttCTAACATTCCAAATAGCCCACGCCATCGCTGACCATATAACCCACCACCtgttaatttcaaaattcaccACCAAGCAGGAAGGATATCGTATAAAGTGATCATATAGGGATCCCGCAATAACATTGGTATAGTTGAACCACTGAAAGCACTTTAGCCACAAGGATTCAATCTTGGTACACTTTAAAATGTATTGCAAATGCCAAGTACATAGAGGtatttataagtatatataatatagagAAGTCTAGCTAGATTCACTTCTAAgaacttaaattttttgtttcacttctaagaacttaattaaaatccacaacaaaaatattttctccaCTATCCACTAAttaaaagtctttttttttttactttacatgGAACATTTAAGAATCATTCTAGATTtttctaatttcaaatttatataaacaactaaTATTGTAAGATTTCAGAGTGTGGAGAAAATCGAAgttcattattattttgttgatttgcAAGTTTAGGAATACAATCAGGAGCCCTTCAAATACTGCCTAGAACCAAGTAAGTGTGAATTCATTTAGCTACCGTTTGGAGAACAAAATCCAAAGTTCAATACTGATCGATATTCTTAATAATTTCAACCTTGCAATTGTTTGTGCCTGCAAAAAGCTTCTAAACCTTGATGCTTTGGATTATTGCGACGAGTAAATCTGGAATTTGCGGCAGCAAATGCGCCTGCAATTTTGTTGCGGATACCTCGATAACCATGCTGTTGCGGGTTTAATTGCTCATAACTTGAACCTCCCACAATCTCTGAAAAAGTACCGAAATTCTTCGTAGAGCCACCTTCAGGTCCCCCTGCTGCCATTGCAAAATCCTTGAGTTCCACAATCTTTTGCCGCGTCATCTTCCCTTTCTCACTTGACATGATCAATTCCAAAGCTCTCAGAATGCCTTCTTTAGTGAAAACCCCATTTTCAAGTTCCACACCAATCTCCCACACACGTTCCATCGTTGCTGTGTTCAACATCTGGTCTCCAAAAAATGGCCTACTAATCATAGGAACGCCACCAACTATACAATCCAAAACTGAGTTCCAACCACCGTGTGTCATGCACACACAAACCGCTGAATGTTTTGGGATTTGCATTTGTGGGGCCCACGCAACAAAACCTTCCCTTGTGTCTTTGTCCTTTCCAAGAACCCTTGTGGCAATTGTTTCTCAGGATTTCCTCTAAACGCCCAAATAAACGGATATTTACCTTCTTCTAGGGCTTCTGCAATTGCAGCCAACTCATGGGGTGGTGGCATTATCGAACTTCCAAAGCTAAGGTACACTACTGACCCTTCCTCTTGCTTGTTCAACCACGGTAAGCACCCATCCTCATCTGGAGACGACAAAGCTTGTGGCGTTGTCAAAATGAATTGACCAACGTTCAGTAGCTTGTGCAACTTGGATTCTAGCTCGTGTGCAATAGGAAGGTGCACTGTAGCGAAGGAGTTTATGGCAACTGCGGTTGCTCGCGGCAACGCTTCTCCCAATTTTTCTAACATGATTGAAAAAGGGTCTTGTGGCTCTTCGACTAATCCTTCAGGCAAGTCAGAAGCCTTTACCCCAGAGAAACCAGTAAGGAAATCGACTTCTTTGTTTTCACGGACTGCAAAACATGACAAATATAATTCTTATTAATCAcctaaataaattgaatattatttagctgaaattttttgttaaattcaatatattttaagtgGTACTGTGGTAGTTTAACTCacctcaaataaaaataaagttaaaaaaacccATTATATATCATTGGGGTAATTTATACACGCAGCTCCAACCATCTTAAAGAATACAAGAAAATTGTATCAATAATCTTACAGCTAGTTTTGGCATGCATGTTGgggatattattatatattgtcGAACCAAATACTTATATTGCATTTGCTAGTATTAGAGTAATTGAACAAACATTGAATAAGTATGAAAtcatttaatcttatttttacttAGAGTAAGTtagatatataacttttttttaacatagcaCTGTATACGAATTACACATAAATCTATTCAAGCTTAGAAATCTAAAGAGAAATCAATCAACTCAACCTTTGCTCATCAATTATGTGAAGACATGAGAAAAagcatgttatatatatatatatatatatatatatatatagacggGGCCCAACTTTTTCCTGATATGCACGGAGGAAATATGTGCAAGTAGAGGGGTGAGGCCCGGCAGTCCATAGAGGAACCCACTTTGCATGCATTTCTTCAGCCATGTCAacacaaaaaccaaaaaaaatgcatCAGAAACCAAGCAAGTGATGTGCCTCCCCGTCTTCGCGACGGCTTCATCCAAGGCGGTCCTATAGTTCGCCGGCATGGCCTTGACAAAGAATGCGACGGCATCTTTGGGGTTCCCTGAAGGCACATAATTATCTGGCAATCCATCATCCACGTCATAAGGCTTTATGTTAAAAAGTTGCTCCTTGTTGAGGCCAGCGAAGACAGAGGCATTGGACTTCTTGGTGCTGAAAACGAGAATGTGACTTGGGGAGCCTCTGCTGCTACTCTTCGCACGAGGTTGAGGAGTGGAGTTGCGTGTGTGCCATAGGGAAACGCCAACACGGCCACATGCCTGTCGTCGGTAGGGCAGACAGTCATGGTGGCTAGGGTTAGGGTTACACACTATGCACTTCTTCGTGTATCAAAAATATTGTTATTGTAgtcttctccttctcctcccATCGACAATTTTGTCGGACGCAATATTATAATAGGCCATTATAGAGAACAGAGGGaaacatgcatttttttttgttggaaagtgGTAACTAACTTAACTGTTTATGTGCCAATTAGCATATCATACGCATGATGATGCTTAGGTGTTTGATGAAAGAGAGTGTTGAGGCAAGGCCGTTAACTAACCTCCAAAGTTAAACCTAATTAATAACCACCATGTGCTCCTTCGGAGACTACCTGTTAACAAAGAGGTGGACGACCGGCAGTGCATGTTCGTTTTTCTGCTAGTTATTTGCGATGGTTACCTTACGTATTGAACCACCATCTTCCTTTCCTTGCAGTATGATCAATTATTAGTTGTGCATGTAACCGGGACACCCTAAAATAGTTTCCACACAAAATTAGGAAATGAGGACCTTGagttatctcatttttttttttttttcccaagcTGAATTTGAGGATGTCTTTAAATCTTAAAGCTAGCTTACAAGTTTATAGGAGACATTTAATTAAGTATATACCGATACCATCCATCAACGTACTGACGCATGTTTGAGGGGAATCTGAGAACACACGCAaccttcccttttgttcttgtACTTACTTTACAATATTCCCTTTTAATTTAGAATCCAAATAAGGCTTGTGTTGTTGTAACATCTGACTTCAaagtcaaatttaattaatttgggaTTTGTTGACCATTGTTTTAAAGAAAATggttaaagaaataattaaaagtaaaaactttaattgttaatattcttaatataataaaattatcataattttaaataattatttatttattaaattagtaagtaaaatcaacttaatatataaagtGTTAAATACCAATATCCTTGCTTTTTCAACTAATCAGCCGAGCCTTGCTGATTAATAATAATCACAACAACTCGTTCTTTtacctcatttattttttagtagatCTAGAGagtcaacaaaaatagaagagggaataataaatataatacgatatattttgtgaaagagaaaaataaacaaatatatgttaaat
Protein-coding sequences here:
- the LOC100783440 gene encoding transcription factor MYB36; this encodes MGRAPCCDKNNVKKGPWSPEEDATLKTYIEKNGTGGNWIALPQKIGLKRCGKSCRLRWLNYLRPNIKHGGFTEEEDNIICSLYISIGSRWSIIAAQLPGRTDNDIKNYWNTRLKKKLLGRRKQSNFSSKDTNNGIEENSYSNALSTSALERLQLHMQLQSLQNPFSFYNNPALWPKLHPIQEKMIHSLQSLNDGSNPVMQNALPNSPHDEQGQKGEFYKPQHDGAKINNPDQVHLLENIPLSNSGVPFVASGSSTNPMHSSLAPRSEAIHVQTNNNVGFQQLGALQNELDEILNNRTMGYVPQEDHDMASGFDCFREMNDSKDSLIWWSNDSDTKSASSNSWESSATPALLTQGMFQDYELGYSL